A single genomic interval of Siphonobacter curvatus harbors:
- a CDS encoding Gfo/Idh/MocA family protein: MKTIFFVCFFLLGMLNLQAQKPVRLAVAGITHGHVPWILGRKPLGDIELVGISESNMDLSKRYAERYHLDSKLFYRDLVQMLDAVKPEAVVAFGSIYEHKAVVEACAPRGIHVMVEKPLSTNLADAEQMASLARKHQTLLLTNYETSWYPSIEKAYQLVTDSSTVGTFKKMVVHTGHEGPKEIGVNAEFFNWLTDPVQNGGGALIDFGCYGANLMTYFMKNETPLSVTAVTRQFKPQIYPKVDDEATIVIEYSSAQCIVQASWNWPFSRKDMEVYGDAGYVITENTTDYTVRSRSQKEQKRRITKQELPVYDDPFAYFADLIRGKIKPHPLYSLENNVQVVRILEAARESARTGKTVQLRKK; this comes from the coding sequence ATGAAAACTATATTCTTCGTTTGCTTTTTTCTGCTGGGTATGCTGAACCTTCAGGCCCAAAAACCCGTCCGACTGGCCGTAGCTGGTATCACCCACGGTCACGTCCCCTGGATTCTGGGTCGAAAACCGCTGGGCGACATCGAACTGGTGGGCATCTCCGAATCCAATATGGACCTTTCGAAACGCTACGCTGAACGATACCACCTGGATTCCAAACTTTTTTACCGCGATCTGGTACAAATGCTGGATGCCGTCAAACCCGAAGCCGTCGTGGCCTTTGGATCCATTTACGAGCACAAAGCCGTCGTGGAGGCCTGTGCTCCCCGGGGCATTCATGTCATGGTGGAAAAACCGCTGTCTACCAACTTAGCGGATGCAGAACAAATGGCCTCTTTAGCCCGGAAGCATCAAACGCTCTTACTAACCAACTACGAAACGTCCTGGTACCCCAGCATTGAAAAAGCTTATCAGCTCGTTACTGATAGCAGTACCGTGGGAACGTTTAAGAAAATGGTGGTACACACGGGACACGAGGGTCCGAAAGAGATTGGTGTCAATGCCGAATTCTTTAACTGGCTGACGGACCCCGTACAAAATGGCGGTGGTGCCCTGATTGATTTCGGCTGCTACGGAGCCAACCTAATGACGTATTTCATGAAGAATGAAACGCCGCTGTCGGTCACGGCGGTTACGCGACAGTTCAAACCCCAGATTTATCCCAAGGTGGACGATGAGGCCACGATTGTGATCGAATACTCCTCGGCTCAGTGCATTGTACAGGCTTCCTGGAACTGGCCTTTCAGCCGAAAAGATATGGAAGTCTACGGCGATGCGGGCTACGTCATTACGGAAAATACCACGGATTATACAGTCCGTTCTCGTTCGCAAAAAGAGCAGAAACGACGCATTACGAAACAGGAATTGCCCGTTTACGACGATCCGTTTGCTTATTTTGCCGATTTGATCCGGGGAAAAATCAAACCTCATCCGCTGTATTCGCTGGAAAACAACGTGCAGGTGGTACGTATTCTCGAAGCCGCCCGGGAGTCGGCCCGTACGGGAAAGACGGTGCAACTCCGAAAAAAATAA
- a CDS encoding peptide MFS transporter encodes MTSSPENQWLGHPKGLFVLFMTELWERFSFYGMRAILVLYLTASVTGLNPGLGWTNAEALTFYGWYGFSVYMASLPGGYLADRFLGQKKTVLIGALLLAIGHLILAIQTMWAFYLGIFLIVLGVGLLKPNISTMVGGLYAQHDPRRDKGFTIFYIGINLGAAFAPIMVGWVAYQYGWHYGFALAGIGMLLSLILYIQGQKHLAEVGNFLGKSSDLEDRTKLNQPLTRVEKDRVWVLMLSFLIVITFWGAYEQAGGLMNLYAEQKTYRQFMGMEIPASWFQSLSGIFVITLGTAVANFWARNARKGRESSSLAKMAIGTMIMGSGFFFMTAAALQAQQTGQAAMYWLILAYLFHVIGELSSSPVALSFITKLAPAQYASIIMGAYWAATGLGEKLAGQLGAWSQTWGELETFTGIAVFCILFGSLILLLLKPLKRLTHGADDHFAETTP; translated from the coding sequence ATGACTTCTTCCCCCGAAAATCAGTGGTTAGGTCACCCGAAAGGCCTGTTTGTGTTGTTTATGACCGAGCTGTGGGAACGCTTTAGTTTCTACGGCATGCGGGCCATTCTGGTACTGTACCTGACGGCTTCCGTGACGGGGCTGAATCCCGGTCTGGGCTGGACCAACGCCGAAGCCCTGACCTTTTATGGCTGGTACGGCTTCAGTGTGTACATGGCCAGCTTGCCCGGTGGTTACCTCGCCGACCGCTTTCTGGGCCAGAAGAAAACCGTACTGATCGGAGCTCTGCTTCTGGCGATTGGCCATTTGATTCTGGCGATTCAGACCATGTGGGCTTTTTACCTGGGTATCTTTCTAATTGTACTCGGCGTGGGACTTTTGAAACCTAACATCTCGACGATGGTGGGGGGACTGTACGCCCAGCACGATCCTCGCCGGGATAAAGGCTTCACCATTTTTTACATCGGGATCAATCTGGGAGCGGCTTTTGCTCCCATCATGGTGGGCTGGGTTGCCTATCAGTACGGCTGGCATTATGGCTTTGCCCTGGCCGGCATCGGCATGCTGTTGAGTTTGATTCTGTACATTCAGGGCCAAAAACACCTGGCAGAAGTCGGTAATTTTCTCGGCAAAAGTTCTGATCTGGAGGATCGCACAAAACTTAACCAACCCCTCACCCGCGTGGAAAAAGACCGGGTCTGGGTACTGATGCTGTCGTTTTTGATTGTGATCACCTTCTGGGGAGCGTACGAGCAGGCCGGCGGTTTGATGAATTTATACGCCGAACAAAAAACCTACCGGCAGTTTATGGGTATGGAGATTCCGGCGTCCTGGTTTCAGTCCCTCTCCGGTATCTTTGTCATTACGCTCGGTACAGCCGTGGCCAATTTCTGGGCCCGTAATGCTCGCAAGGGTCGGGAAAGCTCTTCCCTGGCGAAAATGGCCATTGGTACCATGATCATGGGTTCGGGCTTTTTCTTCATGACGGCCGCTGCTTTGCAGGCTCAGCAAACCGGGCAGGCGGCCATGTACTGGCTGATTCTGGCGTACCTTTTCCACGTCATTGGTGAGCTGTCTTCCTCGCCGGTGGCCCTTTCATTCATTACCAAACTGGCTCCGGCTCAATACGCTTCGATCATCATGGGAGCGTACTGGGCAGCGACCGGACTAGGCGAGAAACTCGCGGGTCAACTCGGAGCCTGGTCGCAAACCTGGGGTGAACTGGAAACCTTCACTGGGATTGCAGTTTTCTGTATTTTGTTCGGAAGCCTGATCTTACTGCTCCTCAAACCGCTGAAACGACTCACGCACGGAGCGGACGATCATTTCGCCGAGACGACTCCCTAG
- a CDS encoding transcriptional repressor, which yields MMYKTESKDSKDTLSITERIRAYGSRHGIRHSPKRNAVAMVLEKATRAMDAEQVWLQLKQEHVRISIGAVYLSLNWLVKAQLAQKKIREDRKAVFERL from the coding sequence ATGATGTACAAAACCGAGTCAAAGGACAGTAAGGATACGTTGTCCATAACCGAACGCATTCGGGCGTATGGAAGCCGGCACGGCATTCGGCATTCGCCCAAACGAAACGCGGTAGCGATGGTCCTGGAAAAAGCCACACGGGCGATGGACGCTGAGCAAGTCTGGTTGCAGTTGAAGCAGGAACACGTTCGCATCAGTATCGGAGCTGTGTACCTTTCGCTGAACTGGCTGGTAAAGGCTCAACTCGCCCAAAAGAAAATCCGGGAAGACCGGAAGGCCGTTTTCGAACGTCTTTGA